One window of Novosphingobium sp. P6W genomic DNA carries:
- a CDS encoding LysR substrate-binding domain-containing protein — translation MPVNLPTNLLRSFVAIVDTGSMLHASEQVFVSQSALSLQIKRLEELLQQSLFHREGRRLALTAHGDLMLDYARKVLALHDEAVAAVTNGQFAGPARIGMVQDFAELLLTGLLSQFAELHPEAELYARIAGTAELLDLLERRQLDIVLGFAAANDRHAVTTAPMSWFGKEDLALLDTVPLAVLETPCRFREAAIRALEDAGRPYRITVETPNLTTLRAAVDAGLGLTCRTGMFLHDAPLTGVGLPDLPHVSCILHTAPGLDGPTSQLSELAREVVAGLHAVPVPVPA, via the coding sequence ATGCCCGTCAACCTTCCGACCAATCTCCTGCGCAGCTTCGTAGCGATCGTCGACACCGGCTCGATGCTTCATGCCTCCGAACAGGTGTTCGTCAGCCAGTCGGCGCTGAGCCTTCAGATTAAGCGGCTGGAGGAACTGCTTCAGCAGTCGCTGTTCCACCGCGAGGGGCGCCGGCTGGCGCTGACTGCACACGGCGACCTCATGCTCGACTATGCGCGCAAGGTGCTGGCCCTGCATGACGAGGCGGTGGCGGCCGTCACCAACGGGCAGTTCGCGGGGCCGGCGCGGATCGGCATGGTGCAGGATTTCGCCGAACTGCTGCTGACCGGACTGTTATCGCAATTCGCGGAGCTGCACCCGGAGGCCGAGCTGTACGCGCGGATCGCCGGCACCGCCGAACTGCTGGACCTGCTGGAGCGGCGCCAGCTCGACATCGTGCTGGGCTTTGCCGCCGCGAACGACCGCCATGCCGTGACGACCGCGCCGATGAGCTGGTTCGGCAAGGAGGACCTGGCCCTGCTGGACACGGTTCCGCTGGCGGTGCTGGAGACGCCCTGCCGCTTTCGCGAGGCGGCGATCCGCGCGCTGGAGGACGCCGGGCGCCCTTATCGCATCACGGTGGAGACGCCCAACCTCACCACCCTGCGCGCGGCGGTGGACGCCGGGCTGGGCCTCACCTGCCGCACCGGCATGTTCCTGCACGATGCGCCGCTGACCGGCGTGGGCCTGCCCGACCTGCCGCATGTCTCGTGCATCCTGCACACCGCCCCCGGCCTCGACGGGCCGACCAGCCAGCTTTCCGAACTGGCGCGCGAAGTGGTGGCCGGGCTTCACGCTGTGCCGGTGCCGGTGCCGGCGTAG
- a CDS encoding peroxiredoxin-like family protein: MTAPLNDRFAALQAERERTWKPEQLERNAAQRRILTERHDPAALPGVGDEVGPFTLIDQDGRELTREAILADGPAVLVFFRFGGCPACNIALPYYNETLLPGLRERGIRLVAVSAQVPVDPDLIARHGLGFTVAGDPGYALARSLGITFLPEDQPEVTPGQSWIGATLGTDSYEIDKPAVLVLTKDARIAFFDVSPDWLERTETGAILAALPETVSAAG, encoded by the coding sequence ATGACTGCACCCCTGAACGACCGTTTCGCCGCGCTCCAGGCAGAGCGCGAGCGGACCTGGAAGCCCGAGCAGCTTGAGCGCAATGCCGCCCAGCGCCGCATCCTGACCGAGCGCCACGATCCCGCCGCGCTGCCGGGCGTCGGCGACGAAGTCGGCCCCTTCACCCTGATCGACCAGGACGGACGCGAACTTACCCGCGAGGCGATCCTCGCCGATGGTCCGGCGGTGCTGGTGTTCTTCCGCTTCGGCGGCTGCCCGGCCTGCAACATCGCCCTGCCCTATTACAACGAGACGCTGCTGCCCGGCCTGCGCGAGCGCGGTATCCGGTTGGTGGCGGTGAGCGCGCAGGTGCCCGTCGACCCGGACCTCATCGCCCGGCACGGCCTGGGCTTCACGGTCGCGGGCGATCCCGGTTATGCGCTGGCCCGCAGCCTGGGCATCACCTTCCTGCCCGAGGACCAGCCCGAGGTGACCCCGGGCCAGAGCTGGATCGGCGCCACCCTTGGCACCGACAGCTACGAGATCGACAAGCCGGCGGTGCTCGTTCTGACGAAGGACGCGCGCATCGCCTTCTTCGACGTCAGCCCGGACTGGCTTGAGCGCACCGAAACCGGCGCGATCCTGGCTGCCCTGCCCGAAACCGTCAGCGCTGCGGGCTGA
- a CDS encoding FAD/NAD(P)-binding protein, whose product MTSRNAAQDLPIAIVGGGFSGTLLAINLLRYGVKVALIERSSAQLAKGVAFGTRRPEHLLNVRAANMSAFPDDAGHFLRWMEFSDKDEANRFVPRLTYGVYLREALVEALAKAGPNAQIVNGEALSVDFGTDAARVGLADGDVLECRSVVLALGNFPPVPHPVLQGLPDGLYYPDPWDAPAVTGLDGLDHVLVVGSGLTAADVVLSLESSGFKGKVTVLSRRGLKPLSHAESGPVVAPVQDPDRRGSQLVREVRRRAAELGWRAAVDGLRPHTQNIWRRHSVTAQASFLRHLRPYWDIHRHRLAPAVAQRLEDLEASGRLRYVAGKLGRAEERGGRAAVSYHPRGESGTQVLEVDRIYNCAGPDCDLSRVDLPLVQGLLEQGRITGDAHALGVDVDHLGRVRGADGVVQDNLLAVGPITKGEAWEIVAVPDIRRQVWGLARFLADEHWVGGEGL is encoded by the coding sequence ATGACCAGCCGTAATGCCGCACAGGACCTGCCGATCGCGATCGTCGGCGGGGGTTTCAGCGGAACGCTCCTGGCCATCAACCTGCTGCGCTACGGGGTGAAAGTGGCCCTGATCGAGCGCAGTTCGGCGCAGCTTGCCAAAGGTGTCGCCTTCGGCACCCGGCGGCCCGAACACCTGCTCAACGTACGCGCCGCCAACATGAGCGCCTTTCCCGACGACGCCGGCCATTTCCTGCGCTGGATGGAATTTTCCGACAAGGACGAAGCCAACCGCTTCGTGCCGCGCCTGACCTACGGCGTCTACTTGCGCGAGGCGCTGGTGGAAGCGCTGGCCAAGGCCGGGCCGAACGCCCAGATCGTCAACGGCGAGGCGCTTTCGGTGGATTTCGGCACGGACGCGGCGCGCGTGGGGCTGGCCGATGGCGATGTGCTCGAATGCCGGTCGGTGGTGCTGGCGCTGGGCAACTTCCCGCCGGTGCCGCATCCGGTGCTGCAGGGGCTGCCGGACGGGCTCTATTATCCCGATCCGTGGGACGCTCCGGCGGTGACGGGGCTGGACGGGCTCGATCATGTCCTCGTCGTGGGCAGCGGGCTGACGGCGGCGGACGTCGTGTTGTCGCTGGAAAGTTCGGGGTTCAAGGGCAAGGTGACGGTGCTGTCGCGGCGCGGCCTCAAGCCGCTCAGCCATGCTGAAAGCGGGCCGGTGGTGGCCCCCGTGCAGGACCCCGACAGGCGCGGTTCGCAGCTGGTGCGCGAAGTGCGGCGGCGGGCGGCGGAACTGGGCTGGCGGGCAGCGGTCGATGGCCTGCGGCCGCATACGCAGAACATCTGGCGGCGCCATTCCGTAACGGCGCAGGCCAGTTTCCTGCGGCATCTGCGGCCTTACTGGGACATCCACCGCCACCGCCTCGCGCCCGCAGTGGCGCAGCGGCTGGAGGATCTGGAGGCGTCCGGGCGACTGCGCTACGTGGCCGGAAAGCTGGGCCGGGCCGAGGAACGGGGAGGCCGCGCGGCGGTGTCCTACCACCCGCGCGGCGAAAGCGGCACCCAGGTGCTGGAAGTCGACCGCATCTACAACTGCGCCGGGCCGGACTGCGACCTGAGCCGGGTCGACCTGCCGCTGGTGCAGGGCTTGCTGGAACAGGGGCGGATCACCGGCGATGCCCATGCGCTGGGGGTGGACGTCGATCACCTGGGCCGGGTGCGCGGGGCGGACGGCGTGGTTCAGGACAATCTTCTGGCAGTCGGCCCGATCACCAAGGGCGAGGCCTGGGAGATCGTGGCCGTGCCCGATATCCGCCGCCAGGTATGGGGCCTTGCCCGCTTCCTCGCCGACGAACACTGGGTCGGCGGCGAGGGGCTTTAG
- the pdeM gene encoding ligase-associated DNA damage response endonuclease PdeM, with protein sequence MVLFSFYDEEMRLVDCGVPGAPASGAARASALYWPREQALLVADLHLEKASFFARTGQMLPPYDSRETLERLALAVRLTGARRVFALGDNFHDSAGPQRLEPHAAGMLAALTRALDWVWITGNHDPHLGAEAGGTRVEELMLGGLALRHQALPGTCEAEISGHFHPRLIVHARGRRIARPCAVNSGNRLILPAFGALTGGMDAADPAILSALQPAEAIEALVPARGQLVRYPLWRKAA encoded by the coding sequence ATGGTTCTCTTTTCGTTCTACGATGAGGAAATGCGCCTCGTCGATTGCGGCGTTCCCGGCGCGCCCGCCAGCGGCGCGGCGCGGGCGAGTGCGCTGTACTGGCCGCGCGAGCAGGCGCTGCTGGTTGCCGACCTGCATCTCGAAAAGGCCAGCTTCTTTGCCCGCACCGGCCAGATGCTGCCCCCCTACGACAGCCGCGAAACGCTGGAGCGCCTGGCGCTGGCAGTGCGGCTGACAGGCGCGCGGCGGGTCTTCGCGCTGGGTGACAATTTCCACGACAGCGCCGGGCCGCAGCGGCTGGAACCGCACGCGGCGGGGATGCTCGCCGCGCTGACCCGCGCGCTCGACTGGGTGTGGATCACCGGCAACCACGATCCGCATCTGGGCGCCGAGGCAGGCGGCACGCGGGTGGAAGAACTCATGCTCGGCGGCCTGGCGCTGCGCCACCAGGCGCTGCCGGGGACCTGTGAGGCCGAGATTTCGGGCCACTTCCACCCCCGCCTGATCGTCCATGCACGCGGGCGGCGAATCGCGCGGCCTTGTGCGGTGAACAGCGGCAATCGTCTGATCCTGCCCGCTTTCGGCGCGCTGACCGGCGGCATGGACGCGGCCGACCCGGCGATCCTTTCCGCCTTGCAACCCGCCGAGGCGATCGAGGCGCTGGTGCCCGCGCGGGGGCAGCTAGTGCGCTATCCGCTGTGGCGAAAAGCCGCATGA
- the hemF gene encoding oxygen-dependent coproporphyrinogen oxidase: MTDWTPFTARASDWFRSLRDAICAEFEAIEREAGSDAVFEYTPWQRAALEGEDAETGGGTRGLMKGRVFEKVGVNISAVSGGLAKDFAATINGASAEQNAFSATGISLVAHMANPHAPAVHMNTRFLTTTKAWFGGGADLNPPLPYDEDTAEFHAAFKAACDAHGDGYYDRYKAWADEYFYIPHRKVHRGVGGIFYDHLECADEAAWEANFAFTRAVGEAFLAVFPKLVRRRMGMAFTPADKAQQLEWRGRYAEFNLVYDRGTLFGLKTGGNIDAILMSLPPEATWS; the protein is encoded by the coding sequence ATGACTGACTGGACCCCCTTCACCGCGCGCGCCAGCGACTGGTTCCGATCCCTGAGGGATGCAATCTGCGCGGAATTCGAAGCGATCGAGCGCGAGGCCGGGTCTGACGCCGTGTTCGAATATACCCCGTGGCAACGCGCGGCGCTCGAAGGCGAGGACGCGGAAACCGGCGGCGGCACGCGCGGCCTGATGAAGGGCCGCGTGTTCGAGAAGGTGGGCGTCAACATCTCCGCCGTGTCGGGCGGGCTGGCGAAGGACTTCGCCGCCACCATCAACGGCGCTTCGGCCGAACAGAACGCTTTTTCCGCCACCGGCATCAGCCTGGTCGCACACATGGCCAATCCGCACGCCCCCGCCGTGCACATGAACACCCGCTTCCTCACCACCACCAAGGCATGGTTCGGCGGCGGCGCCGACCTCAACCCGCCCCTGCCTTATGACGAGGATACGGCCGAGTTCCACGCCGCCTTCAAGGCCGCCTGCGACGCCCATGGCGACGGCTATTACGACCGTTACAAGGCCTGGGCGGACGAGTATTTCTACATCCCTCACCGCAAGGTCCACCGCGGCGTCGGCGGGATCTTCTACGACCACCTCGAATGCGCCGACGAAGCCGCATGGGAAGCCAACTTCGCCTTCACCCGCGCAGTGGGCGAGGCGTTTCTGGCCGTGTTCCCCAAGCTGGTACGCCGCCGCATGGGCATGGCCTTCACCCCCGCCGACAAGGCACAGCAGCTGGAATGGCGCGGGCGCTATGCGGAATTCAACCTCGTCTACGACCGGGGCACGTTGTTCGGCCTGAAGACCGGCGGCAACATCGACGCCATCCTGATGAGCCTGCCGCCCGAGGCGACCTGGAGCTGA
- a CDS encoding MFS transporter gives MTAPRHLDRRSLALAALSTVVEWYDFTLFLYLATVLSRVFFEGHGGVLATLAGFAVAYLMRPVGAMVFGHFGDRHGRRATLLASMALMTVAMLLTAMLPTAAQIGPLAGILLLALRCVMGFAVGGEYTGVVAYLLEGAPVRRRGLVTSLAAATSEIGALLAAGIAALTVTLLPAPALDSWGWRIPFLFGAGLAATILFARAAMHESPEFEASRDAGTLAERPLGHALSKHRAGILRGFAISALGSITYYVGITYVPVYLTSAGSLTEAQALQLATVAALAVIVVTPFVGIASDRWGRRPVLIVLAVLCAGLPCALFRLLAGASSGEALLGAVVLAMLAGGVSAVGAVTTAEQMPAEGRLSGLALGATTATALFGGLTPWLAQVLTERTGSTVAPGVMIAAVALGVLPVLLTMRETRPGKDQGSASALIPVSGDGNGR, from the coding sequence ATGACAGCTCCGCGCCATCTCGACCGCCGCTCGCTTGCCCTTGCGGCGCTCTCGACCGTGGTGGAGTGGTACGACTTCACCCTGTTCCTCTATCTCGCCACCGTTCTGTCGCGGGTGTTCTTCGAAGGACACGGCGGCGTGCTGGCGACATTGGCGGGCTTTGCGGTCGCCTATCTCATGCGGCCGGTGGGCGCGATGGTCTTCGGCCATTTCGGCGACCGTCACGGACGGCGGGCAACGCTGCTGGCGTCGATGGCGCTGATGACGGTGGCCATGCTGCTCACCGCCATGCTGCCTACCGCCGCGCAGATCGGGCCTCTTGCGGGGATATTGCTGCTGGCGCTGCGCTGCGTGATGGGCTTCGCGGTGGGGGGAGAATACACCGGCGTCGTCGCCTACCTGCTCGAAGGCGCGCCGGTGCGCAGGCGCGGGCTGGTGACTTCGCTGGCGGCAGCGACCAGCGAGATCGGCGCGCTGCTGGCGGCAGGGATCGCGGCGCTGACCGTCACGCTGCTGCCCGCTCCGGCGCTGGACAGCTGGGGCTGGCGTATCCCTTTCCTGTTCGGCGCAGGCCTGGCCGCGACCATCCTCTTCGCCCGCGCCGCCATGCACGAATCGCCGGAATTCGAAGCCAGCCGCGATGCCGGAACGCTTGCCGAGCGCCCGCTGGGCCATGCATTGTCCAAACACCGGGCAGGGATATTGCGCGGTTTCGCGATCTCGGCGCTGGGATCGATCACCTACTACGTCGGCATCACTTATGTGCCGGTATACCTGACGTCAGCGGGCAGTTTGACCGAGGCGCAGGCGCTGCAACTGGCCACCGTGGCCGCGCTGGCGGTGATCGTGGTGACGCCGTTCGTCGGCATCGCTTCCGACCGCTGGGGCCGCCGCCCGGTGCTGATCGTGCTGGCGGTGCTATGCGCAGGCCTGCCCTGTGCGCTGTTCCGCCTGCTTGCGGGCGCATCCTCAGGCGAGGCTCTGCTGGGCGCGGTAGTGCTGGCGATGCTGGCGGGCGGCGTCAGCGCTGTGGGCGCGGTGACGACCGCCGAGCAGATGCCCGCCGAGGGGCGCCTCAGCGGCCTCGCGCTGGGCGCCACCACTGCAACCGCGCTGTTCGGCGGCTTGACGCCGTGGCTCGCCCAGGTGCTGACCGAACGCACCGGCTCAACCGTCGCCCCAGGGGTGATGATCGCGGCAGTGGCGCTGGGCGTGCTACCGGTGCTGCTGACCATGCGAGAGACCCGGCCCGGCAAGGATCAGGGTAGTGCGTCAGCCTTGATCCCGGTTTCGGGTGATGGGAACGGGCGCTAG
- the rutA gene encoding pyrimidine utilization protein A, with product MQVGVFVPINNNGWLISTTSPQYMPSFDLNKEIALRAEKYGLDFLLSMIKLRGFGGKSEFWEYGLESFTLMSGLAAVTEKIKIYATCPTLIIPPAFAARMCNTIDSISHGRFGLNLITGWQPPEYTQMGLWPGEEHFRNRYQVLDEYARILRELWETGRSDFKGEHYTMDDCLVRPTPGGDMKIICAGSSDAGLAFSAKWADYAFCLGKGVNTPTAFASNNARLAKFTAETGRDVQVFVLVMIIAAETDAEAQAKWKLYNDGVDIDAISWLADQGAKDTVNTDTNVRQLAAPEGAVNINMGTLVGSYETVAKMLDEMAEVPGTGGVLLTFDDFVEGVENFGTRIQPLMKSRAV from the coding sequence ATGCAAGTCGGCGTTTTCGTGCCCATCAACAACAACGGCTGGCTGATCAGCACGACCTCGCCGCAGTACATGCCCAGCTTCGATCTCAACAAGGAGATCGCCCTGCGCGCCGAGAAGTATGGCCTCGATTTCCTGCTCTCGATGATCAAGCTGCGCGGTTTCGGCGGCAAGTCGGAGTTCTGGGAATATGGGCTGGAGAGCTTCACCCTGATGTCTGGCCTTGCCGCCGTGACCGAGAAGATCAAGATCTACGCCACCTGCCCCACGCTGATCATCCCGCCCGCTTTTGCGGCGCGCATGTGCAATACGATCGACAGCATCAGCCACGGCCGTTTCGGGCTGAACCTCATCACCGGCTGGCAGCCGCCCGAGTACACCCAGATGGGCCTGTGGCCGGGTGAGGAGCATTTCCGCAATCGCTATCAGGTGCTGGACGAATACGCCCGCATCCTGCGCGAATTGTGGGAGACCGGCCGGTCTGACTTCAAGGGCGAGCATTACACGATGGACGATTGTCTGGTGCGGCCAACGCCCGGCGGCGACATGAAGATCATCTGCGCCGGGTCTTCTGATGCGGGCCTGGCCTTTTCGGCCAAGTGGGCGGACTATGCCTTCTGCCTGGGCAAGGGCGTCAACACGCCCACCGCCTTCGCCTCGAACAATGCGCGCCTGGCGAAGTTCACCGCCGAAACCGGGCGCGACGTGCAGGTCTTCGTCCTCGTCATGATCATCGCCGCGGAAACCGACGCCGAGGCGCAGGCGAAATGGAAGCTCTATAACGACGGCGTCGATATCGACGCGATCTCGTGGCTGGCGGATCAGGGCGCCAAGGACACCGTCAACACCGACACCAATGTGCGCCAGCTGGCCGCCCCCGAAGGCGCGGTGAACATCAACATGGGCACCTTGGTCGGCAGCTACGAGACAGTGGCCAAAATGCTCGACGAGATGGCCGAGGTGCCCGGCACCGGCGGCGTTCTGCTGACCTTCGATGACTTCGTTGAAGGGGTGGAGAACTTCGGCACCCGCATCCAGCCGCTGATGAAAAGCCGGGCGGTCTAG
- the rutD gene encoding pyrimidine utilization protein D yields the protein MTDTGTDLHYESHGPEGAPVLILSSGLGGAGGYWAPNLAALSENHRVLTYDQRGTGRSDRALPETTSIEAMAQDVTALMDALGIESAHFIGHALGGMIGIEAALLSGRIDRLVVVNGWRSLSPHTRRCFEARLAILRGAGVEAFLRAQPLFLFPPDWIASHDAELEAEFAHHLAGFPGAETMEKRIAAVRAYAPSAERLAKLRDVLVIATRDDFLVPHAASLDLAEPIPGADVATFEWGGHACNVTDPAGFNRLVLGFLGS from the coding sequence ATGACGGACACCGGAACCGACCTCCATTACGAATCCCACGGCCCCGAAGGCGCGCCCGTACTGATCCTGTCGAGCGGCCTTGGCGGCGCGGGAGGGTACTGGGCGCCCAATCTTGCGGCGCTGTCCGAAAACCACCGCGTGCTCACGTACGACCAGCGCGGCACCGGGCGCAGCGACCGCGCCTTGCCGGAGACGACTTCGATAGAGGCGATGGCGCAGGACGTGACCGCGCTGATGGATGCGCTGGGCATCGAAAGCGCGCATTTTATCGGCCACGCACTGGGCGGCATGATCGGCATCGAGGCGGCGCTGCTGTCCGGCCGGATCGATAGGCTGGTGGTCGTCAACGGCTGGCGCAGCCTCAGCCCGCATACGCGCCGCTGCTTCGAGGCGCGGCTGGCGATCCTGCGCGGGGCAGGGGTGGAAGCCTTCCTGCGCGCCCAGCCGCTGTTCCTGTTCCCGCCCGACTGGATCGCCAGCCACGATGCCGAGCTTGAGGCGGAGTTCGCGCACCACCTTGCCGGCTTCCCCGGCGCGGAAACGATGGAAAAGCGCATCGCCGCCGTGCGCGCCTATGCTCCTTCGGCGGAGCGGCTGGCGAAGCTGCGGGACGTGCTGGTCATTGCCACACGCGACGATTTTCTGGTGCCGCATGCGGCTTCGCTCGATCTGGCGGAGCCGATCCCCGGCGCCGATGTCGCCACGTTCGAGTGGGGCGGACACGCGTGCAACGTCACCGATCCAGCCGGTTTCAACCGCCTCGTTCTCGGTTTTCTCGGGAGTTAA
- the rutC gene encoding pyrimidine utilization protein C, which yields MPFEAINPPQFPAPIAPYSAGAKAGGTLYVSGMLALGEGGAVLHVGDAAAQTRHVLEAIRITVEAAGGTMADVAMNHIFLKDMADYAAFNAVYAEYFPGDKPARYCIKCDLVRPDCLVEIASVAHLG from the coding sequence TTGCCCTTCGAAGCCATCAACCCGCCGCAGTTCCCCGCGCCCATCGCGCCCTATTCGGCCGGGGCGAAAGCGGGCGGCACGCTTTATGTATCGGGCATGCTGGCGCTGGGCGAAGGGGGCGCGGTGCTTCACGTAGGCGATGCGGCGGCGCAGACGCGCCATGTGCTGGAGGCCATCCGCATCACGGTCGAGGCGGCCGGCGGCACCATGGCGGACGTGGCGATGAACCACATCTTCCTCAAGGACATGGCTGATTACGCCGCCTTCAATGCCGTCTATGCCGAATACTTCCCCGGTGACAAACCGGCGCGCTACTGCATCAAATGCGATCTGGTGAGGCCGGACTGCCTGGTCGAGATCGCCTCGGTCGCGCATCTTGGCTGA
- the rutB gene encoding pyrimidine utilization protein B: protein MSDTIVDPAPASSGPSAVLSARPEAIRLDPATTAVIVVDMQNAYATKGGYVDEAGFDVGPAAAVIGRVGAVLDTARAAGMTVVFLQNGWDPDYVEAGTPMSPNWHKSNALKTMRKRPELAGKFLARGGWDYELVDALTPKDGDLRVHKPRYSAFFNSQLDAVLRARGIRTLVFTGIATNVCVESTLRDGFHLEYFGVLLEDATHHLGPDFIMQATVYNVEKFFGWVSTVADFQTAVSQLPLKE from the coding sequence GTGAGCGATACCATCGTCGACCCCGCCCCCGCATCTTCCGGCCCCTCTGCGGTTCTTTCCGCGCGGCCCGAAGCGATCCGGCTCGATCCCGCCACCACCGCCGTCATCGTCGTCGACATGCAGAACGCCTATGCGACCAAAGGCGGCTACGTGGACGAGGCAGGCTTCGATGTCGGACCTGCCGCTGCCGTGATCGGCCGCGTCGGCGCCGTGCTGGACACGGCGCGGGCGGCGGGCATGACCGTGGTGTTCCTGCAGAACGGCTGGGACCCGGACTATGTCGAGGCGGGCACGCCGATGTCGCCCAACTGGCACAAGTCCAACGCGCTCAAGACGATGCGCAAACGGCCCGAACTGGCCGGCAAGTTCCTTGCCCGCGGCGGCTGGGATTATGAACTGGTCGATGCGCTGACGCCCAAGGACGGCGACCTGCGCGTTCACAAGCCGCGCTATTCCGCGTTCTTCAATTCGCAGCTCGATGCGGTTTTGCGCGCGCGGGGCATCCGCACGCTGGTGTTCACCGGCATCGCCACCAACGTCTGCGTCGAATCGACCCTGCGTGACGGCTTCCACCTCGAATATTTCGGTGTGCTGCTGGAAGATGCGACCCACCATCTGGGGCCGGACTTCATCATGCAGGCCACCGTTTACAACGTCGAGAAATTCTTCGGCTGGGTCAGCACCGTCGCCGATTTCCAGACCGCCGTGAGCCAGCTTCCGCTAAAGGAGTGA
- a CDS encoding PilZ domain-containing protein — MADPDELHSGTDAEWLKTAALRTPHVAVAEGVGEGEGERLHRSPRVRTLIRAVIGGEGRSGQDVIVRNVSPGGMCIASRTLLPNCGDTLRVALPGQVDLRAEVRWVGDGEFGIQLLGGMDVGLMQATNRRRNAGFAAALERLLGVRPHRERTSSGLRAC; from the coding sequence ATGGCAGACCCCGATGAGCTTCACTCCGGCACGGACGCCGAATGGCTGAAGACCGCCGCGCTGCGCACGCCGCATGTCGCTGTCGCAGAAGGCGTTGGCGAAGGGGAGGGGGAGCGCCTTCACCGCTCTCCGCGTGTGCGCACCCTGATCCGTGCCGTGATCGGGGGCGAGGGGCGGTCCGGGCAGGACGTGATCGTGCGCAACGTGTCGCCCGGCGGCATGTGCATAGCCTCGCGCACCCTGCTCCCCAACTGCGGCGATACCCTGCGCGTGGCGCTGCCCGGCCAGGTGGACCTCAGGGCGGAAGTGCGCTGGGTGGGGGACGGCGAATTCGGTATCCAGCTGCTCGGCGGGATGGACGTGGGCCTCATGCAGGCGACCAACCGTCGGCGCAATGCCGGTTTTGCCGCCGCGCTGGAACGACTGCTGGGCGTGCGCCCGCACCGGGAACGCACTTCGTCGGGGCTGCGTGCCTGCTGA